A genomic segment from Geitlerinema sp. PCC 7407 encodes:
- a CDS encoding NFACT family protein, giving the protein MQPVDFTTLTAACHEIRDRWLPARLEQVYQRDRHTVQLALRTLSGRGWLTVSWHPQAARVCLESPPPRTPDTFTFSQQLRHQVGGLALVAIANPAPWERVLDLQFAQRPGDAPLAHLYVEIMGKRSNVILVNQEGLIVTAAYQVSPQQSSVRPVQTGQPYEAPPRLTDPMPNLEESPERWRERIALIPGPVGRNLLRAYQGLSSALVASMVHQAGLDPDQSTEALAPADWDRLFQQWLGWLKCLETGTFLPGWTATGYTVMGWQAIAPVDSVQHLLQRYYGDRLNQQVFQALRHQISQRLKVVLAKLGTKRQTFEDRLAQSDGADTFRAQADLLMAHLHEWTPGLKAIALADFETGEPVTIPLDPEKNAVQNAQALYKKHQKLRRARAAVEPLLAEVYAEIAYLEEVETAIAQIESYASAADLQALEEIREELIQQGYMADTEYRSRTDGGEGTDYHRYTTPSGCEVLVGRNNRQNDQLTFRVAGDYDLWFHTQEIPGSHVLLRLEPGTSPEEADLQFVADVAAYHSRARQSDQAPVVYTEPKNVYKPRGAKPGTVIYKRERILWGRSQIGATYERRSP; this is encoded by the coding sequence GTGCAACCGGTTGACTTTACGACTCTCACTGCGGCGTGTCACGAGATTCGCGATCGCTGGCTGCCGGCTCGCCTAGAGCAGGTCTATCAGCGCGATCGCCACACGGTGCAGCTGGCGCTGCGAACCCTGAGCGGGCGGGGTTGGCTGACGGTGTCTTGGCATCCCCAGGCGGCGCGGGTGTGCCTGGAGAGCCCGCCGCCCCGAACCCCAGACACCTTCACCTTTAGCCAGCAGCTGCGGCACCAGGTGGGGGGGCTGGCGCTGGTGGCGATCGCCAATCCCGCGCCCTGGGAGCGAGTGCTGGACCTCCAGTTTGCCCAGCGGCCCGGAGACGCGCCCCTTGCGCACCTCTACGTCGAGATCATGGGCAAGCGCAGCAACGTGATTTTGGTGAACCAGGAGGGACTCATTGTCACGGCGGCCTATCAGGTGAGCCCGCAGCAGTCCAGCGTGCGCCCGGTCCAGACCGGTCAGCCCTACGAAGCGCCGCCGCGCCTGACCGATCCGATGCCCAACCTGGAGGAATCCCCAGAGCGCTGGCGAGAGCGCATTGCGCTGATTCCGGGGCCGGTGGGCCGCAATCTCCTCCGGGCCTACCAGGGCCTGAGTTCGGCGCTGGTGGCCAGCATGGTTCACCAGGCAGGCCTCGACCCAGACCAGTCTACCGAGGCCCTGGCCCCCGCCGACTGGGATCGCCTGTTTCAGCAGTGGCTGGGCTGGCTAAAGTGTCTAGAAACAGGGACTTTTTTGCCGGGCTGGACGGCGACGGGCTACACGGTGATGGGCTGGCAGGCGATCGCCCCGGTGGACAGCGTCCAGCACCTGCTCCAGCGCTACTACGGCGATCGGCTCAACCAGCAGGTCTTCCAGGCCCTGCGCCACCAGATCAGCCAGCGCCTCAAGGTCGTGCTGGCCAAGCTCGGCACCAAGCGCCAAACCTTTGAGGATCGTCTGGCGCAGTCGGACGGTGCGGATACGTTTCGGGCTCAGGCGGATCTGCTGATGGCCCACCTCCACGAGTGGACTCCCGGCCTAAAGGCGATCGCCCTGGCAGATTTTGAGACGGGGGAGCCGGTCACTATTCCCCTAGACCCTGAGAAAAATGCCGTCCAAAACGCCCAGGCACTCTATAAAAAGCACCAGAAACTGCGGCGTGCCCGAGCGGCAGTGGAGCCCCTGCTGGCGGAGGTGTACGCAGAAATCGCCTATCTAGAAGAAGTCGAAACGGCGATCGCCCAAATCGAGAGCTATGCCAGCGCCGCCGATCTGCAAGCCCTGGAGGAGATTCGCGAAGAGCTGATCCAGCAAGGCTACATGGCCGATACGGAATACCGCAGCCGCACCGATGGGGGCGAGGGGACGGACTACCACCGCTACACGACGCCCAGCGGCTGCGAAGTGCTCGTGGGCCGCAACAATCGCCAGAACGATCAGCTGACCTTTCGGGTGGCGGGGGACTATGACCTGTGGTTTCACACCCAGGAAATTCCTGGGAGCCACGTGCTGCTGCGCCTAGAGCCAGGAACCTCGCCCGAGGAGGCGGACCTCCAGTTTGTGGCGGATGTGGCCGCCTACCACAGCCGCGCCCGCCAAAGCGACCAAGCGCCGGTGGTCTACACCGAGCCGAAAAATGTCTACAAGCCTAGGGGCGCCAAGCCGGGAACGGTAATCTACAAGCGGGAGCGCATTC